CTCATTCGGCATAGAGTGTTATTTTTGGACTTCCTTGCTGTGGGATGCTGCTCATAAAGCGATGTTGCAATTGGGATAGTCCTTGGTAGCCCAAAAGACTAAAGATTGAGATCACGAGGCATCCCAAACTCACTCGCAAGGGGAGGATGGGGAGCAAGAGCATCACTGCCCCTAGAACAGCAGATACAATGGCCAGACGCTGACACAGTTTTTGAGCATTCGCCAGCCTGTCAACCGAATGACGGCAGCTGGGGCAGAGTTTAGTGTGCCGATGCCAGCGATCGTAGAGCTGTTCATCGCTGGTGGTTTCCACTCCCTCAGAATAGAGAGTATTGGTGGCAGGTCCACCCTCAGCAAATTGCTTGAACCAAGTTCTTAGAGTTAGAATGCCCTGATCGGCAGGGGTAGGGAAGAAGGATGTTCGGCGGTGTTCGGGGTCTGCCGCCTCGTTCTGCTCTTGGGCATGCATGGCAGTGATGTCCTGATCACTGAGTTTGTAAGCTCCCAAATGTTGGAGACCCACCTGCACATCCTGAGGTAGCAATCCCCATAACTGGCGGTTGGCCCACTGAAAAAAGTTGAATCGGGGTGCAGGAGGAGGAGTATCGATCGCAAACTTCCCAATATATCGGCAATGGCCCGGTGTGGTGGGGACAAAATACAATTGGAAGATCTGGATGCCACCTGTGGGCAAATGATACTGAGTCATATTGGCACAGGGTGGACAAAACCTGCGTGT
The DNA window shown above is from Acaryochloris sp. CCMEE 5410 and carries:
- a CDS encoding Rieske 2Fe-2S domain-containing protein, with the protein product MTTHINPETEALELNSPKPRSAAVEQPFNWLKQWYPISPLSYLDSTCPTPITILGKKLVVWHHERQWTVMDDICPHKLTQLSLGKIQDDGTLVCRQHGWQFDCSGQCVKIPMLADSDSSAAVYRNVRSHVPTYPTQVAQELLWVWLDCSSAAQEECQQKQPATLPDPSEQWTEAEWHLSDVPVGYTVSLESSLDPSHAQFLHEGIFGFSPATAMPMRDFELEGEMSAEDGFMLRHGGYNAFNQGMRATRRFCPPCANMTQYHLPTGGIQIFQLYFVPTTPGHCRYIGKFAIDTPPPAPRFNFFQWANRQLWGLLPQDVQVGLQHLGAYKLSDQDITAMHAQEQNEAADPEHRRTSFFPTPADQGILTLRTWFKQFAEGGPATNTLYSEGVETTSDEQLYDRWHRHTKLCPSCRHSVDRLANAQKLCQRLAIVSAVLGAVMLLLPILPLRVSLGCLVISIFSLLGYQGLSQLQHRFMSSIPQQGSPKITLYAE